The proteins below are encoded in one region of Nitrospira sp.:
- the rnhB gene encoding ribonuclease HII: MEPTDQFESELRRRGFRCIAGFDEAGRGPLAGPVVAAAVVLPFRCSIPGLNDSKLLTRGVREALFRVILRKAVAVGIGRATAAEIDAVNILEATRLAMRRALNDCRVHPDFLLVDAVSIPGPRFPQRAIIMGDQLSVSIAAASVIAKVLRDEEMARVHEHYPQYDFSTHKGYGTPEHLRLLEKYGPSPIHRRSFDPVAKILQRECPLETPARSGAPKASPQGRQSKVSMR, translated from the coding sequence GTGGAGCCTACAGACCAGTTTGAGTCCGAGCTCCGGCGGCGCGGGTTTCGCTGTATCGCGGGGTTTGATGAGGCAGGCCGTGGGCCACTCGCAGGCCCGGTGGTAGCGGCCGCGGTGGTGCTGCCGTTCCGCTGTTCGATTCCTGGATTGAACGATTCCAAACTGCTGACGCGGGGGGTACGTGAAGCGCTCTTTCGAGTGATCCTGCGCAAGGCCGTGGCTGTTGGGATAGGCCGTGCCACGGCCGCCGAAATCGACGCCGTCAATATTCTCGAAGCCACGCGACTGGCCATGAGGCGTGCGCTGAACGACTGCCGAGTGCACCCGGACTTTCTCCTCGTCGATGCGGTGTCAATTCCGGGCCCGCGGTTCCCCCAGCGCGCCATCATCATGGGAGATCAGCTCTCTGTTTCGATTGCCGCCGCGTCCGTGATCGCCAAGGTTCTGAGAGACGAGGAGATGGCGCGTGTCCACGAACATTATCCTCAATATGATTTCTCCACCCACAAGGGATATGGGACTCCGGAGCATCTTCGCTTGCTAGAAAAGTACGGCCCTAGTCCCATTCATCGTCGGAGCTTCGATCCGGTCGCCAAGATCCTTCAGCGCGAATGTCCCCTGGAGACGCCAGCACGATCAGGGGCGCCAAAGGCGTCTCCACAGGGTCGACAGTCGAAGGTGTCGATGCGATGA
- the rplS gene encoding 50S ribosomal protein L19 has protein sequence MNRMERLQRSLVKKKAPDFEIGDTVRVHVTVSEGDKDRIQVYEGTVIARKGGSNTETFTVRKVSYGVGVERIFPVHSPIIAKIDIARRGRVRRAKLYYLRDKKGKMAKVAERDSTADVKTATPAS, from the coding sequence ATGAATCGGATGGAGCGGTTACAGCGGTCGTTGGTCAAAAAAAAGGCCCCAGACTTCGAAATTGGGGATACGGTGAGGGTGCACGTCACCGTCAGTGAAGGCGATAAGGATCGCATTCAGGTCTACGAAGGCACGGTGATAGCCCGTAAGGGGGGTTCGAATACGGAAACGTTTACCGTCAGAAAAGTTTCGTATGGCGTCGGCGTGGAGCGGATTTTCCCCGTTCATTCTCCCATCATCGCCAAGATCGACATCGCACGGCGAGGCCGGGTTCGAAGGGCGAAGTTGTATTACCTCCGTGACAAGAAGGGGAAAATGGCCAAGGTCGCCGAGCGCGACTCAACGGCGGATGTCAAGACGGCCACCCCGGCTAGCTAA
- the trmD gene encoding tRNA (guanine-N(1)-)-methyltransferase, which translates to MRCDVLTLFPDMVAAVLDQSMLRRAQEKGLLDVKTWNLRDTLGDRHKVADDAPYGGGGGMVMKAEPFFRAVDALREEERESVPGSKIRLLMPSPQGRPFGQSLAEELARDSRRLVWLCGHYEGIDERVRLGLRPEEFSIGDYVLTGGELPALVMVDAAVRLIPGVLGDPSSAANESFQDGLLDYPHYTRPPECRGLTVPEVLLSGNHEAIRRWRREQALRNTYLKRPDLLRDRTLAAEDRELLSHIIHEHTTSTCVQCGEEE; encoded by the coding sequence ATGCGATGTGATGTTCTCACGCTTTTCCCGGACATGGTCGCCGCGGTCCTCGATCAGAGCATGCTGCGCCGTGCCCAGGAGAAGGGGTTGCTGGATGTGAAGACATGGAATCTGCGGGATACGCTGGGTGATCGGCATAAAGTCGCCGACGATGCGCCCTATGGTGGGGGCGGCGGGATGGTGATGAAAGCAGAGCCGTTCTTTCGGGCTGTCGACGCGCTTCGCGAGGAAGAACGTGAGAGCGTTCCAGGAAGCAAGATTCGGCTGTTGATGCCTTCGCCTCAAGGTCGCCCCTTTGGCCAGTCCTTGGCGGAGGAGTTGGCGCGTGACTCGCGCCGGTTGGTATGGCTCTGCGGTCACTATGAGGGAATCGACGAGCGAGTCCGACTGGGTTTGCGCCCGGAGGAGTTCTCCATCGGCGACTACGTGTTGACGGGAGGGGAATTGCCGGCACTCGTCATGGTCGATGCGGCCGTTCGGTTGATCCCGGGGGTCCTTGGAGATCCTTCGTCAGCGGCGAATGAATCATTTCAGGATGGTCTCTTGGACTATCCCCACTACACGCGGCCTCCGGAGTGCCGCGGCCTGACCGTTCCCGAGGTTCTGCTGTCGGGGAACCATGAGGCGATTCGACGATGGCGTCGCGAACAAGCGTTGCGCAACACCTATTTGAAGCGACCCGATTTGCTTCGCGATCGGACGTTGGCGGCAGAAGATCGTGAGCTGTTGAGCCATATTATTCACGAACACACGACATCGACTTGTGTGCAGTGTGGGGAGGAGGAGTAG